In one window of Bacteriovorax sp. BAL6_X DNA:
- a CDS encoding DUF1653 domain-containing protein: MNKIVKGGLYQHYKGMNYIVHDIVRHSETLEELVYYECLYENDLGKLWVRPLEMFLESVLIDGVETPRFKYIGDQKANSRL; encoded by the coding sequence ATGAATAAGATCGTTAAAGGTGGACTATACCAGCATTATAAAGGCATGAATTATATCGTTCACGATATCGTACGCCACTCTGAAACTTTAGAAGAATTAGTTTACTACGAGTGCCTTTATGAAAACGATCTTGGTAAGCTGTGGGTACGTCCTCTTGAGATGTTTCTGGAATCAGTTCTAATCGATGGTGTCGAAACACCTCGCTTTAAGTATATTGGAGACCAAAAGGCCAACTCTCGCTTATGA
- a CDS encoding CopD family protein: MSYEYLKALHLISIVCWFAGLFYIVRLFIYHTEAQDKSNSERSILSAQFKIMSRRLWYGITWPACIATVLFGASLVYTTYWPMKGHYWLHLKLTLVLLLLVYQFKCHKIFKALQNNTFPHSAKFLRVWNEVATLFLFAIVFLAVIKSLEGILYGVGGIIALGVILMAAIKFYRKVRKD, encoded by the coding sequence ATGAGTTACGAGTATTTAAAAGCATTACATTTAATTAGTATCGTTTGTTGGTTTGCTGGACTTTTCTATATTGTCCGTCTCTTTATTTACCATACGGAGGCCCAAGATAAGAGTAATAGTGAACGATCTATATTAAGTGCTCAATTTAAAATTATGTCTCGCAGGCTTTGGTATGGAATTACCTGGCCTGCTTGTATTGCCACAGTTCTCTTTGGGGCCTCGTTAGTTTATACAACTTATTGGCCAATGAAAGGTCACTACTGGCTTCACCTTAAGTTAACTTTAGTTCTTCTATTATTAGTATATCAATTTAAGTGTCATAAGATATTTAAGGCACTTCAAAACAACACATTTCCTCACTCTGCAAAGTTCTTACGAGTGTGGAATGAAGTAGCCACTCTCTTTCTTTTTGCCATTGTTTTTCTTGCAGTGATTAAAAGCTTAGAAGGTATTCTTTACGGAGTTGGTGGAATAATTGCTTTAGGAGTTATTCTTATGGCCGCAATAAAATTTTATCGAAAAGTGAGAAAAGACTAA
- a CDS encoding phosphoenolpyruvate carboxykinase (ATP) has product MTQFYTDMGINMERPNNKIFVNSARSFLIQETVARGIGKLTKDGALVVETGKHTGRSANDRYIVRDETTENTIWWDNNFKAMTPETFAKLKSHVTNYLNKDRDLFITERSVGADEVHNLGARLVTTNPNHALFSTHLFREKVRDFNENDFTILHAPELLLNPADFDLRSETAVVTCLKSKITIIAGTLYAGEIKKSMFAAMNYLLPESNIMPTHSGASRLDNGEVSIFFGLSGTGKTTLSTDTGTFLIGDDEHGISEAGTFNFEGGCYAKTYKLSKEGEPEIYEASNRFGALLENVVLDESTGRVDFYDKSLSENGRASYPLEFISELEKTSRGDIPKHVFFLSADAFGVLPPVAKLTKEQAMFYFVLGYTAKLAGTEIGVKEPTATFSSCFGAPFMLRHPSEYAKLLGEYIDKLGFNVWMVNTGWTGGAYGTGQRFPLNITRQIIRNIQANNLQNVETEKDPVFGLNIPKIVGEIPSTILNPKKSWEDQGAYTAKAQELAISFHKQMRSFGNFYEENIAGAPTFGK; this is encoded by the coding sequence ATGACGCAATTTTATACAGACATGGGAATTAATATGGAGCGACCAAATAATAAGATATTTGTAAACTCCGCAAGAAGCTTTTTAATTCAAGAAACGGTAGCTCGTGGCATCGGAAAATTAACGAAAGATGGGGCCCTAGTTGTTGAGACAGGAAAACATACAGGGCGTAGCGCCAATGACCGTTATATCGTTCGTGATGAGACAACAGAAAATACAATATGGTGGGATAATAACTTTAAAGCAATGACGCCAGAAACTTTTGCTAAGCTAAAGTCACATGTCACTAATTATCTAAATAAAGACCGTGATCTCTTCATTACAGAAAGAAGTGTAGGAGCAGATGAAGTACACAACCTTGGAGCAAGGCTTGTTACAACAAATCCAAATCACGCACTTTTCTCAACTCACTTATTTCGAGAGAAAGTAAGGGACTTTAACGAAAATGATTTCACAATTCTGCATGCACCAGAGCTTCTTCTTAACCCCGCAGACTTTGATCTAAGATCAGAGACAGCTGTCGTTACTTGTCTAAAGTCTAAGATTACAATCATTGCAGGAACACTTTACGCTGGTGAAATCAAGAAGAGTATGTTTGCAGCAATGAACTATCTTTTACCAGAGTCCAATATTATGCCAACTCACTCAGGAGCATCTCGCCTAGATAATGGAGAAGTTTCAATCTTCTTTGGTCTATCAGGAACTGGTAAAACAACTCTATCAACAGATACTGGAACATTTCTAATTGGTGACGATGAGCATGGCATTAGTGAAGCAGGAACTTTCAATTTTGAAGGTGGATGTTACGCTAAAACATATAAACTTTCCAAAGAAGGTGAACCTGAAATCTATGAAGCATCAAATCGTTTTGGAGCACTTCTAGAAAATGTTGTTCTTGATGAGAGTACGGGCCGAGTTGATTTCTACGACAAGTCCTTATCTGAAAATGGTCGTGCATCCTACCCTCTAGAGTTTATTTCTGAGCTAGAAAAGACATCACGTGGAGATATTCCAAAACATGTTTTCTTCTTATCCGCAGATGCCTTTGGAGTTCTTCCACCAGTAGCGAAACTGACAAAAGAACAAGCAATGTTCTACTTTGTTCTAGGTTATACAGCGAAACTTGCTGGAACAGAAATAGGAGTTAAAGAGCCAACAGCAACTTTCTCTTCATGCTTCGGAGCACCTTTCATGCTTCGCCACCCGAGCGAATACGCAAAACTTCTTGGTGAGTATATCGACAAGCTAGGGTTTAATGTTTGGATGGTAAACACTGGTTGGACCGGTGGTGCATATGGAACAGGTCAGCGCTTCCCTCTTAATATAACAAGACAAATCATTCGCAATATTCAGGCAAATAATCTACAAAATGTAGAAACTGAAAAAGATCCAGTCTTTGGTCTGAATATTCCTAAAATTGTAGGAGAAATTCCAAGCACAATTTTAAATCCAAAAAAATCATGGGAAGATCAAGGTGCTTACACAGCTAAGGCACAAGAATTAGCTATAAGCTTCCACAAGCAAATGAGATCATTCGGTAATTTCTACGAAGAAAATATCGCTGGTGCTCCAACATTTGGAAAGTAA
- the alaS gene encoding alanine--tRNA ligase yields MQPLSSREIRERFLDYFEKMDHLKISASSIVPQNDPTLLFINSGMAPLKNYFLGKETPPSPRLANYQPCIRTKDIDDVGDRHHLTIFEMLGSWSIGDYYKERACKLAYDLLVHELNFDPKRLYFTVYGGNEDLGIKPDTESIEAWKKCGVPEDHIVVLGEDNFWGPAGDHGPCGPCTEVFYDTGAEYGPEYKPGGHFDDVSRYIEIWNAGVFMELNKKKDATFEPLPLKSVDTGSGLERLAMVMNGCDSVYETDLLEPLMKLSKELLGKNTDVQTERMISDHMRASIMILAEGVMPGNEGQGYIPRRLIRKCVAACISRGVKPNFKNHIQKTIEMLGDFYPQLKSAREAIIYNMEQEINEFVPIVENGLKKIEEELSTNSKSKELFPGHVAFELVTTHGLPLEVIKAELASKNIEFAEIEYNECYEAHRKASRVISRKSSVGADQERIELEFIEVADTKFTGYDSLETDSEILKIYRTEDEVYFATMETPFYGESGGQAGDIGMARTSTGEIQIIDTMKVKNTHVHIAKIISGEIETGEKIELIVDGENRKASMRNHSATHLLHAALHEVIGKHAIQKGSMVTAERLRFDFQNPQAVSAAELAKVEALVNKWIMQNDSRTTKLCSYEEAIDSGAMALFGEKYDSDVRVIAFGKDSVELCGGTHVGRTGDIGLFVITSETSVAKGIRRIEAVTGTAAVRVMQERSALLNAAAKELSTKPSDVPARIKDLRSEMKKKIKEASEKAARNGTTNFTKEVKRDYEGFKMLAATLEADAKAVKELGDNLINKGEVQIVCLLSKDDKGMKSFVWSNSDVKAGDFLKKILEPVSGRGGGRPNFAQGGAPDENAGVQVLEFIEKM; encoded by the coding sequence ATGCAGCCATTATCATCTCGTGAGATCAGAGAGAGATTCCTAGATTACTTTGAAAAGATGGATCACTTAAAAATTAGTGCATCTTCAATCGTTCCTCAAAATGATCCGACACTACTTTTTATTAACTCTGGGATGGCCCCATTAAAAAATTATTTTCTTGGAAAGGAGACACCTCCGTCTCCAAGGCTAGCAAATTACCAACCTTGTATTCGCACTAAAGATATTGATGATGTTGGTGATCGTCACCACTTAACAATTTTTGAAATGCTAGGTTCTTGGTCAATTGGTGACTATTACAAAGAAAGGGCCTGTAAGCTTGCTTATGATCTTCTTGTTCACGAGTTAAATTTTGATCCAAAAAGACTATATTTTACAGTTTACGGTGGAAATGAAGATTTAGGGATCAAACCAGATACTGAGTCAATTGAAGCATGGAAGAAGTGTGGAGTTCCAGAGGACCACATTGTTGTACTAGGCGAAGATAACTTTTGGGGACCAGCTGGAGACCATGGACCATGTGGGCCATGTACTGAAGTATTCTATGATACTGGAGCAGAGTATGGGCCGGAATACAAACCAGGTGGACACTTTGATGATGTAAGTCGCTACATTGAAATCTGGAATGCCGGTGTATTTATGGAGCTTAATAAGAAGAAGGATGCAACATTTGAGCCTCTGCCTCTTAAATCTGTAGATACTGGATCTGGTCTTGAAAGACTTGCAATGGTGATGAATGGCTGTGACTCTGTATATGAAACAGATCTTCTGGAACCTTTAATGAAGCTTTCAAAAGAACTTCTTGGAAAAAATACTGATGTTCAAACAGAACGAATGATTTCTGATCATATGCGTGCAAGTATTATGATTCTTGCTGAAGGTGTAATGCCTGGAAATGAGGGGCAGGGGTATATTCCACGTCGTCTTATTCGAAAGTGTGTTGCTGCATGTATCTCAAGAGGCGTTAAGCCAAACTTTAAAAATCATATTCAAAAAACAATTGAAATGCTTGGAGATTTTTACCCTCAACTCAAGTCTGCTCGTGAAGCAATTATCTACAATATGGAACAAGAAATTAATGAATTTGTTCCAATTGTTGAAAATGGACTTAAAAAAATTGAAGAAGAATTATCAACAAACTCAAAATCAAAAGAGTTATTTCCAGGGCATGTTGCTTTTGAACTTGTAACAACTCATGGACTTCCTTTAGAAGTAATTAAAGCTGAGCTTGCTTCAAAGAATATTGAATTTGCTGAAATCGAATATAACGAGTGCTATGAAGCTCACAGAAAAGCTTCTCGTGTAATCTCTCGTAAAAGTTCTGTAGGAGCTGACCAAGAAAGAATTGAACTAGAATTTATAGAAGTTGCTGATACTAAATTTACAGGTTACGACTCACTAGAAACAGATAGTGAAATTCTAAAGATATACCGTACAGAAGATGAAGTTTATTTTGCAACAATGGAAACACCATTTTATGGAGAGTCAGGTGGGCAGGCCGGAGATATTGGAATGGCCAGAACTTCAACTGGTGAAATTCAGATTATCGATACGATGAAAGTGAAGAATACACATGTTCATATCGCTAAGATTATTTCTGGAGAAATTGAGACAGGTGAAAAAATTGAATTAATCGTTGATGGTGAAAATAGAAAAGCGTCGATGAGAAATCACTCGGCAACACACTTACTACATGCAGCTCTTCACGAAGTTATTGGTAAGCATGCAATTCAAAAAGGCTCTATGGTTACTGCTGAGCGCTTACGTTTTGACTTCCAAAACCCACAGGCTGTTTCTGCGGCCGAGCTGGCCAAGGTTGAAGCACTTGTTAACAAGTGGATAATGCAAAACGACTCACGTACAACAAAGCTTTGTTCTTATGAAGAAGCAATTGATAGCGGAGCAATGGCATTATTTGGTGAAAAATATGATAGTGATGTTCGTGTTATCGCTTTTGGGAAAGACAGTGTTGAGCTTTGTGGAGGAACTCACGTTGGTCGCACTGGAGATATTGGATTATTCGTTATTACATCTGAGACTTCTGTTGCAAAAGGGATTCGTCGTATCGAGGCCGTAACAGGAACTGCTGCTGTGAGAGTTATGCAAGAAAGATCGGCCCTTTTAAATGCTGCTGCAAAAGAGTTGAGTACTAAACCTTCAGATGTACCAGCTCGTATTAAAGATCTTCGCTCAGAGATGAAAAAGAAGATTAAAGAAGCGAGTGAGAAGGCCGCAAGGAATGGCACAACTAATTTCACAAAAGAAGTTAAGCGTGATTACGAAGGCTTTAAAATGTTAGCTGCGACACTTGAAGCAGATGCTAAGGCCGTAAAAGAACTAGGTGATAATTTAATTAATAAGGGCGAGGTACAAATTGTGTGTCTTCTTTCCAAAGACGATAAAGGAATGAAATCATTTGTATGGTCTAACTCAGACGTTAAGGCCGGTGACTTCCTAAAAAAGATCCTGGAGCCAGTATCAGGCCGTGGTGGTGGACGTCCTAACTTTGCTCAAGGTGGAGCTCCTGATGAAAATGCAGGAGTCCAAGTGCTTGAATTTATTGAGAAAATGTAA
- a CDS encoding sensor histidine kinase KdpD, which translates to MKLSYKREFLIQRYLIIFTLILASVTVCYYYIAYPQVLFHKIPKEFFYTYTAGQVSLFIISCFLGKHRLAKAICVLPSVFIMIIIVFTFGGVKSPGILWITGTPIFFGVFYKRSGLLFGVLAMISTFASFFILDHTISSLSYPLTPIQYYTLLKFNIVQFSILTTIYFFFYVWLESNSRLKLALSNKQLDTLLHVVLHDLSNPVTILKLKISSLLRKSVIDDSSYTQINNSLKKVQEIISNVRSFQLDSESLLTEKSIIYPKLIKDYSEQHFKLLNDKDLKLHFDIRTNSGFFCEQKIFFDHILSNLISNAIKFSYEGQDILIKLYEDAGHLYIDIVDKGIGIPKDIIEGLFHFDRKTSRLGSKGKIGTGYGLPIVKYFTDFSNGKIKVISDVNIGTRVSLSFQVAKN; encoded by the coding sequence ATGAAATTAAGTTATAAACGCGAATTCCTTATTCAGCGCTATCTGATTATTTTTACACTGATTTTAGCTTCAGTAACTGTTTGCTATTACTATATAGCTTACCCACAAGTTCTCTTTCACAAAATTCCAAAAGAGTTCTTTTACACATATACAGCTGGGCAGGTATCACTTTTTATCATTTCATGTTTCCTAGGTAAGCATAGGCTCGCCAAGGCCATCTGTGTTCTCCCTTCAGTCTTTATCATGATAATTATAGTTTTTACTTTTGGAGGAGTTAAGTCACCAGGGATCCTCTGGATTACAGGAACACCAATTTTCTTTGGAGTCTTCTATAAGCGCTCAGGTCTTCTCTTTGGAGTGCTTGCTATGATCTCAACGTTTGCATCTTTTTTTATACTCGATCATACCATTAGCTCTCTCTCTTACCCACTAACGCCTATACAATACTACACACTGTTGAAGTTTAATATTGTACAATTCTCAATCCTTACGACAATTTATTTCTTCTTCTACGTTTGGCTTGAGTCGAATTCACGACTAAAACTAGCACTTTCTAATAAACAGCTTGATACGCTACTTCATGTAGTATTACATGACCTCTCAAATCCTGTTACAATTCTAAAGCTTAAGATTTCTAGCTTACTCAGAAAAAGTGTTATTGATGACTCTTCTTATACACAAATTAATAACTCTCTTAAGAAAGTACAGGAAATTATTTCTAATGTTAGAAGCTTTCAACTGGATTCTGAAAGCCTTCTTACAGAAAAGAGTATTATTTATCCGAAGTTAATCAAGGATTATTCTGAGCAACACTTTAAGCTTTTAAATGATAAAGACCTTAAACTCCATTTTGATATTCGAACAAATAGCGGATTTTTTTGCGAACAGAAGATTTTCTTCGATCATATACTTAGTAATTTAATTTCAAACGCCATTAAGTTTAGCTATGAGGGACAAGATATTCTCATTAAACTTTATGAAGATGCTGGCCACCTCTATATCGACATCGTTGATAAAGGAATAGGGATACCTAAAGATATCATTGAAGGCCTCTTTCATTTTGATAGAAAAACAAGTCGCCTTGGAAGTAAGGGTAAAATAGGTACAGGTTACGGACTTCCTATCGTCAAATACTTTACAGACTTTTCAAATGGAAAAATTAAAGTCATCTCAGACGTCAACATCGGAACGAGAGTGTCGCTATCATTTCAAGTCGCAAAGAATTAA
- a CDS encoding tryptophan--tRNA ligase yields MSDSSKKKICLTGVKPTGMPHLGNYIGAIKPAIENVKNSEMNGYFFIADYHSLITVHDGETLRNDIYEVAATWLAAGLDPEKAVLYKQSDIPEITELNWIISCFASKGLMNRAHAYKAKKDKNAEENRDEDFGINIGLFSYPVLMAADILFMNTNYVPVGEDQLQHIEIARDIASSFNHKYGDLLTLPEAIVSKEEVKLLPGLDGRKMSKSYGNHIPCFVPEKKLKKMINKITTDSTPPEAPKNPDDSLIFDIYKFFATKEEQDALAKRYQEGIGWGYAKLELFEIVNREMKEARGKYDALMADKSQIDKILAEGAAKVRPIAQENLRRIKKAIGVSN; encoded by the coding sequence ATGAGTGACTCAAGTAAAAAGAAAATTTGTCTTACTGGTGTTAAACCAACAGGAATGCCACATTTAGGAAACTATATTGGCGCTATCAAACCAGCAATTGAAAATGTGAAGAATTCTGAAATGAATGGATACTTTTTTATTGCGGATTATCACTCGCTAATTACAGTTCATGACGGTGAGACTTTACGTAACGATATTTACGAAGTTGCTGCAACTTGGTTAGCAGCAGGTCTTGATCCTGAAAAGGCCGTTCTTTATAAGCAAAGTGACATTCCTGAGATTACAGAACTTAACTGGATTATTTCTTGTTTTGCTTCTAAGGGTTTAATGAACCGTGCTCACGCATATAAAGCTAAAAAAGATAAAAATGCTGAAGAGAATCGTGATGAGGACTTTGGAATTAATATAGGCCTATTCTCGTATCCTGTTCTTATGGCCGCAGATATTCTTTTTATGAATACGAATTATGTTCCAGTAGGTGAGGATCAACTTCAGCATATCGAGATTGCCCGTGATATCGCTTCAAGTTTTAATCATAAATATGGTGATCTCCTAACACTTCCAGAAGCTATTGTAAGTAAGGAAGAAGTGAAGCTGCTTCCTGGTCTTGATGGCCGTAAGATGAGTAAGTCATATGGTAATCATATTCCTTGTTTTGTTCCTGAGAAGAAATTAAAGAAGATGATTAATAAGATTACGACAGACTCAACTCCACCAGAGGCTCCAAAGAATCCTGATGATTCTTTAATTTTTGATATCTATAAATTCTTTGCTACCAAAGAAGAGCAAGATGCCTTAGCAAAACGCTACCAAGAAGGAATTGGATGGGGTTATGCTAAGCTTGAGCTTTTTGAAATCGTAAATCGTGAGATGAAAGAAGCTCGTGGAAAATACGATGCTCTTATGGCCGATAAATCTCAAATTGATAAGATTCTAGCTGAAGGTGCTGCAAAGGTTCGTCCAATTGCTCAAGAGAACCTAAGACGAATTAAGAAGGCCATTGGCGTTTCTAATTAA
- a CDS encoding 23S rRNA (pseudouridine(1915)-N(3))-methyltransferase RlmH: MKDNHVIVIGKLKDKHLIALESEYLKRINFPKLHIHECKGHQENIDLELKELLNKVESIKAKFGNQHIVAMTEHGKTCDSEKLSKFIYNVIETQQKGVCFLIGGAAGFPKEFLKTVDYQLSLSPMTFPHKIARLVLIEQIYRAQTIKQDHPYHKN, encoded by the coding sequence ATGAAAGACAATCACGTTATTGTCATTGGGAAGTTAAAGGATAAGCATCTTATCGCGCTTGAAAGTGAATACTTAAAGCGAATTAACTTCCCAAAACTTCACATCCACGAATGTAAAGGCCATCAAGAAAATATCGATCTTGAACTAAAAGAACTTCTAAATAAAGTCGAATCTATAAAAGCTAAGTTTGGAAACCAACATATCGTTGCCATGACTGAGCATGGGAAAACTTGTGATAGTGAAAAGCTAAGTAAGTTTATCTATAATGTTATTGAAACTCAGCAAAAAGGTGTTTGCTTCTTAATCGGTGGAGCGGCAGGCTTTCCAAAAGAATTTCTAAAGACAGTTGATTATCAACTCTCCCTTTCTCCAATGACATTCCCTCATAAAATTGCACGACTTGTTCTTATTGAGCAAATATATCGAGCGCAGACGATCAAGCAAGACCACCCTTACCATAAGAACTAA
- the rsfS gene encoding ribosome silencing factor produces the protein MSQNEFITKNVDEIADNSKLEFPLNIAMASAWILGNFKGINLKVLDMRKTTALADYFILASATNSSMANAMSDEIAKQMKRKGQTVISKEGLHQQTDWILIDLGDIIVHIFDESAREAYDIDNLWSVPTVEIPNEYYYSSEEAAASADSDKGYF, from the coding sequence ATGTCACAAAATGAATTTATCACAAAAAATGTAGATGAAATTGCAGATAATTCAAAACTAGAATTTCCTCTAAATATTGCAATGGCAAGTGCTTGGATTCTTGGAAACTTTAAAGGTATCAACCTTAAAGTTCTTGATATGAGAAAAACTACTGCTCTTGCTGATTACTTCATTCTTGCTTCTGCAACAAACTCTTCAATGGCAAATGCTATGTCTGATGAGATTGCAAAGCAAATGAAGAGAAAAGGACAAACAGTCATCTCTAAAGAAGGTCTACACCAACAAACGGATTGGATTCTAATTGACCTTGGTGACATCATTGTTCATATCTTTGATGAGTCAGCTCGTGAAGCTTACGATATTGATAATTTATGGTCAGTACCAACAGTTGAAATTCCAAATGAGTACTATTACTCTTCTGAAGAAGCTGCAGCATCTGCAGACTCAGATAAAGGTTACTTCTAG
- the obgE gene encoding GTPase ObgE, with the protein MKFIDEVKITLISGSGGNGCVSFRREKYIPFGGPDGGDGGDGGSIYFEADEGMNTLVNFRGKKHYRAQHGQQGGGRQMCGAFGDDLTIKVPIGTIVRNVETNQVIADLTDHGMRIMVAAGGRGGLGNLNFKTATNQAPRKATAGKEGVELEVELELRLLADIALVGLPNAGKSTLISSISAARPKIADYPFTTLEPNLGVVTLGEDDSFVVADIPGLIEDASEGKGLGIKFLKHIERTKSLVHLVDVSWCLDEYEAFEQYVIIRQELGRYSEDLLNKKELICLTKIDAMTDEEIKKFQDFFEAQVDRKCLPISSVSGLNIDLLKSLMLKTIKD; encoded by the coding sequence ATGAAATTTATCGATGAAGTTAAAATTACACTTATTTCCGGAAGCGGAGGAAACGGATGCGTAAGCTTTCGCCGTGAAAAATATATTCCATTTGGTGGACCAGATGGAGGTGACGGTGGAGATGGCGGAAGTATCTATTTTGAAGCAGATGAGGGAATGAACACTCTTGTTAACTTCAGAGGAAAAAAGCACTACCGTGCTCAGCATGGGCAACAAGGTGGTGGCCGTCAAATGTGTGGAGCATTTGGGGATGACCTCACAATCAAAGTTCCGATAGGGACAATTGTTCGAAATGTGGAAACAAATCAAGTTATTGCGGACCTTACTGATCACGGTATGCGAATTATGGTTGCAGCTGGAGGACGTGGTGGTCTTGGAAACTTAAATTTCAAAACTGCGACAAACCAGGCACCAAGAAAAGCTACTGCCGGAAAGGAAGGTGTTGAACTTGAAGTAGAACTTGAACTTCGCCTACTTGCAGACATTGCTCTTGTTGGACTGCCAAATGCTGGGAAATCGACTCTGATCTCATCAATTTCAGCAGCAAGACCAAAGATTGCTGATTATCCATTTACGACACTTGAACCAAATCTTGGAGTTGTGACTCTAGGAGAAGATGACTCATTTGTTGTTGCCGATATCCCAGGGCTAATTGAAGACGCTTCTGAGGGGAAAGGTCTAGGGATTAAATTCCTTAAACATATTGAAAGAACAAAATCTCTTGTTCACTTAGTTGATGTTTCTTGGTGTCTTGATGAATACGAGGCATTTGAGCAATACGTAATTATTCGCCAAGAATTAGGTCGCTATAGTGAAGATCTTTTAAATAAGAAAGAGCTTATTTGTTTAACAAAAATTGATGCTATGACAGATGAAGAAATTAAGAAGTTCCAAGACTTCTTTGAAGCACAAGTTGATAGAAAGTGTCTTCCGATCTCTTCAGTATCTGGACTGAATATAGACTTATTAAAATCTTTAATGCTTAAAACGATAAAGGACTAA
- the rpmA gene encoding 50S ribosomal protein L27: protein MAHKKAGGSTSNGRDSNPNMYGVKKFGGEAVVPGNIIVRQAGSKFHAGKNVKVGKDFTLFATKEGKVQFGFYNKKKQIVSVVEA, encoded by the coding sequence ATGGCACACAAAAAAGCCGGTGGTTCAACAAGTAACGGTCGTGATTCAAACCCAAATATGTATGGTGTTAAGAAGTTTGGTGGTGAAGCAGTTGTTCCAGGAAACATCATTGTAAGACAAGCGGGATCTAAGTTCCACGCTGGAAAAAACGTAAAAGTTGGAAAAGACTTTACTCTATTCGCTACGAAAGAAGGTAAAGTTCAATTTGGTTTCTATAACAAGAAGAAACAAATCGTTTCTGTTGTTGAAGCTTAA
- the rplU gene encoding 50S ribosomal protein L21, whose protein sequence is MYGVVEISGHQYRVEAGMTIDVQKLDQEAGSTVEFDKVLFVGGESAKVGAPTVAGAKVVAEVVRHDRSRKVIVSKRKPGKYIKKNGHRQHFTTLKIKEVKA, encoded by the coding sequence ATGTACGGAGTAGTAGAGATCTCAGGTCACCAGTACAGAGTAGAAGCTGGTATGACTATTGATGTTCAGAAATTAGATCAAGAAGCTGGTTCAACAGTAGAGTTCGACAAGGTTCTATTTGTTGGTGGTGAAAGTGCAAAAGTTGGTGCTCCAACTGTTGCTGGTGCTAAAGTTGTTGCTGAAGTAGTAAGACATGATCGTTCAAGAAAAGTTATCGTTTCTAAAAGAAAGCCAGGTAAGTACATCAAGAAGAACGGACACAGACAACACTTTACAACTTTAAAAATCAAAGAAGTTAAAGCTTAA